From Serinicoccus profundi, the proteins below share one genomic window:
- a CDS encoding TM0106 family RecB-like putative nuclease, which yields MIVMGPQRVVWSPSDVRASLECEYAFLRRVDGLLGRVDLPEPTPDPMRDLLGRLGDRHEAELLTACRDRGGLVELTRPPGPASVESLQNAAERTLAAMAEGPTAISQACLFDGRMLGYADILERADDGWRVCDAKLARSETALALVQLGAYADQLLGAGVQVSSTASLLLGSGERRDLPTSDLVSVFREVRGRFEQGLQSHLQDGREARWADDARARCGRCEECLTAAEVTQDVLLVAGVDTRRRTQLRAAGISTVTDLARADEAPEGMVVATFERVREQARLQVQASGGRLAHRLTQTAGQTLALLPAPSEGDLFFDFEGDPHYDEGDRARSGLQYLWGVMDAAGAYVPTWAHSFAAERAAFARFVDDLTARRERWPDLHVYHYAAYETSALKAMAMRYQVREEELDDLLRAEVFVDLYAVVRGSVQVSASSYSIKKLEPLYMGSELRSEDGVSSGDASILAYHEFRLLEEVDPGLATRRLDELADYNRYDCLSTLRLRDWLVERAEEAGVRDRIVARALVLQSRESAADESELEAALLARAGDGPPAQRSEQEQAWAMLATAIGYHRREAKQFWWGHFDRLQHPLESWARTRDVFAVESAEVVADWSPPVGKGRNHRRILRLVGDWAPGSTAKDAQVVYPAPGPGRSAGPEGAPYAAGPVERVEKDRDDPRVVLLTESCHPDLVFADLPVALAPKEPPRAEPIPEAIAAVASQALQHRELSHGAATDLLARRLPRLRDGGLLPHGSGAGPMEDVVAALLEMDDSYVAIQGPPGTGKTYTGSRVIRRLVEDHGWRVGVVAQSHAVVENMLGAVVGAGLDPSLVGKSSTRTADPSWTPLGKDPGHRTAYLEEHRGSGCVLGGTAWTFSHRDLAESGGLDLLVIDEAGQFALAPTIGASRSARRLLLLGDPQQLPQVSQGTHAEPVDESALGWLMGQEPTLPPERGYFLEHSYRMHPAVTAPVSALAYAGQLGSADPPGRRVLDGVEPGLKVVQLEHHGHRTESEEEAQEVVRQVRAHLGATWTDPDDSAGPRPLGQTDVLVVAPYNAQVAMIRAHLAAAGLPGVRVGTVDAFQGQEAVVAILSMTASSAADVPRGMRFLLSRNRLNVALSRAQWKAILIRSAALTAHLPSSPEGVLQLGAFISLCEAGDPRDDHDDRGDPRDADAVRGDHGGHGAHDGRGDHGAHDGHGDRGGQDGRGGEGPVADRERAPVGGSRPVGRRT from the coding sequence ATGATCGTCATGGGGCCGCAGCGGGTGGTCTGGAGCCCGTCCGACGTGCGCGCGTCGCTGGAGTGCGAGTATGCCTTCCTCCGGAGGGTCGACGGGCTGCTCGGGCGCGTGGATCTGCCCGAGCCCACGCCGGACCCGATGCGTGACCTGCTCGGCCGGTTGGGGGACCGGCACGAGGCCGAGCTGCTGACGGCCTGTCGCGACCGCGGCGGCCTGGTGGAGCTGACCCGGCCGCCGGGGCCGGCCTCGGTCGAGTCGTTGCAGAACGCCGCGGAGCGCACCCTCGCGGCGATGGCGGAGGGGCCCACGGCGATCTCGCAGGCGTGCCTCTTCGACGGTCGGATGCTCGGGTATGCCGACATCCTCGAGCGCGCGGACGACGGTTGGCGGGTGTGCGACGCCAAGCTGGCCCGCTCCGAGACCGCCCTCGCCCTCGTCCAGCTCGGCGCCTACGCCGACCAGCTCCTCGGGGCGGGCGTGCAGGTGTCGTCGACCGCGAGCCTGTTGCTCGGGTCCGGGGAGCGCCGCGACCTGCCGACGAGCGACCTCGTCTCCGTCTTCCGGGAGGTCCGCGGCCGCTTCGAGCAGGGCCTTCAGTCCCATCTCCAGGACGGGCGCGAGGCGCGCTGGGCCGATGACGCCCGTGCCCGCTGCGGCCGCTGCGAGGAGTGCCTCACCGCCGCAGAGGTGACGCAGGACGTCCTGCTGGTGGCCGGGGTGGACACCCGTCGTCGTACCCAGCTCCGGGCCGCGGGGATCAGCACCGTCACCGACCTGGCGAGGGCCGACGAGGCACCAGAGGGCATGGTGGTCGCGACCTTCGAGCGGGTGCGCGAGCAGGCCAGGCTCCAGGTGCAGGCATCGGGAGGCAGGCTGGCGCACCGGCTGACGCAGACCGCTGGGCAGACCCTGGCCCTGCTCCCGGCGCCGAGCGAGGGCGATCTGTTCTTCGACTTCGAGGGCGACCCCCACTACGACGAGGGGGACCGCGCCCGGTCCGGCCTGCAGTACCTCTGGGGCGTCATGGACGCCGCCGGGGCCTACGTGCCGACCTGGGCCCACTCCTTCGCTGCCGAGCGGGCGGCCTTCGCGCGTTTCGTGGACGACCTGACGGCGCGGCGCGAGCGCTGGCCCGACCTCCACGTCTACCACTACGCCGCATACGAGACGAGCGCGCTCAAGGCGATGGCGATGCGCTACCAGGTGCGGGAGGAGGAGCTCGACGACCTGCTGCGGGCCGAGGTCTTCGTCGACCTCTACGCCGTGGTGCGCGGGTCGGTCCAGGTGTCGGCGTCGTCCTACAGCATCAAGAAGCTCGAGCCGCTCTACATGGGCTCCGAGCTGCGCTCCGAGGACGGCGTGAGCAGCGGCGACGCCTCGATCCTGGCCTACCACGAGTTCCGCCTGCTGGAGGAGGTCGACCCGGGGCTCGCGACGCGGCGGCTCGACGAGCTCGCCGACTACAACCGCTACGACTGCCTGTCGACGCTGCGGCTGCGCGACTGGCTGGTGGAGCGGGCGGAGGAGGCAGGGGTCCGTGACCGCATCGTGGCGCGGGCGCTGGTCCTGCAGTCACGCGAGAGTGCCGCCGACGAGAGCGAGCTCGAGGCTGCCCTCCTGGCGCGTGCTGGTGACGGGCCGCCTGCGCAGCGGTCGGAGCAGGAGCAGGCGTGGGCGATGCTCGCCACGGCGATCGGCTACCACCGACGCGAGGCCAAGCAGTTCTGGTGGGGCCACTTCGACCGCCTCCAGCACCCGCTGGAGAGCTGGGCGCGCACGCGCGACGTCTTCGCGGTCGAGTCCGCCGAGGTGGTGGCGGACTGGTCCCCACCGGTGGGCAAGGGGCGCAACCATCGGCGCATCCTGCGGCTGGTGGGCGACTGGGCTCCCGGCAGCACCGCGAAGGACGCACAGGTCGTCTACCCCGCTCCTGGGCCAGGCAGGAGCGCGGGCCCGGAGGGAGCCCCCTACGCCGCCGGCCCGGTGGAGCGGGTCGAGAAGGACCGTGACGACCCCCGTGTCGTGCTGCTCACCGAGAGCTGCCACCCCGACCTGGTGTTCGCCGACTTGCCGGTGGCTCTCGCTCCCAAGGAACCCCCTCGTGCGGAGCCCATCCCGGAGGCGATCGCGGCCGTCGCGTCGCAGGCCCTGCAGCACCGGGAGCTGTCGCACGGCGCGGCCACCGACCTGCTGGCGCGGCGGCTGCCACGGCTGCGCGATGGCGGTCTGCTCCCGCACGGGAGCGGCGCGGGCCCGATGGAGGATGTTGTCGCCGCCCTGCTGGAGATGGACGACTCCTACGTCGCGATCCAGGGGCCACCGGGGACGGGCAAGACCTACACCGGGTCCCGCGTCATCCGCAGGTTGGTCGAGGACCACGGCTGGCGGGTCGGCGTGGTGGCACAGTCGCACGCGGTGGTCGAGAACATGCTCGGCGCTGTCGTGGGCGCCGGTCTCGACCCCTCCCTGGTCGGCAAGTCCTCGACCCGCACGGCCGATCCCTCCTGGACCCCGCTCGGCAAGGACCCCGGCCATCGCACGGCATACCTCGAGGAGCACCGGGGGAGCGGGTGCGTGCTGGGCGGGACGGCCTGGACCTTCTCCCACCGCGACCTGGCCGAGTCCGGCGGTCTCGACCTGCTCGTCATCGACGAGGCCGGTCAGTTCGCGCTGGCGCCGACCATCGGCGCGTCCAGGTCGGCGCGCCGGCTGCTGCTGCTGGGCGACCCGCAGCAGCTCCCGCAGGTGAGCCAGGGCACGCACGCCGAGCCCGTGGACGAGTCCGCGCTCGGCTGGCTCATGGGGCAGGAGCCGACCCTGCCGCCGGAGCGGGGCTACTTCCTGGAGCACAGCTATCGCATGCACCCTGCGGTGACTGCACCGGTGTCGGCGCTGGCGTATGCCGGTCAGCTCGGGTCCGCAGACCCTCCCGGGCGGCGGGTGCTCGACGGGGTCGAGCCCGGGCTGAAGGTCGTGCAGCTGGAGCACCACGGCCACCGAACGGAGTCGGAGGAGGAGGCCCAGGAGGTGGTGCGGCAGGTGCGGGCGCACCTCGGCGCGACCTGGACCGACCCCGACGACTCGGCCGGGCCGCGGCCGCTGGGACAGACCGACGTGCTCGTGGTGGCGCCCTACAACGCCCAGGTCGCGATGATCCGAGCCCACCTCGCCGCTGCGGGTCTGCCCGGTGTGCGGGTCGGGACCGTCGATGCCTTCCAGGGTCAGGAGGCGGTGGTCGCGATCCTGTCGATGACCGCGTCGTCGGCGGCGGACGTCCCCCGCGGCATGCGCTTCCTGCTCAGCCGCAACCGCCTCAACGTCGCGCTCTCGCGTGCCCAGTGGAAGGCGATCCTCATCCGTTCCGCGGCCCTTACCGCCCATCTGCCGTCGAGCCCGGAGGGTGTCCTGCAGCTTGGTGCGTTCATCAGCCTCTGCGAGGCCGGTGACCCCCGCGACGACCACGACGACCGCGGCGACCCTCGCGACGCGGACGCGGTCCGTGGCGACCACGGCGGCCACGGCGCCCATGACGGCCGCGGTGACCACGGCGCCCATGACGGCCACGGCGACCGCGGCGGCCAGGACGGCCGCGGTGGCGAAGGGCCCGTCGCCGACCGCGAGCGTGCTCCCGTCGGTGGTTCCCGCCCTGTCGGCCGGCGGACGTGA
- a CDS encoding DUF4191 domain-containing protein, translating into MSTTTEPEPKKRRFGRKRKPKDPNNPGRIAQVRQVFAMTRKADPSAIWWMLLAGLAVLVVSLLVGLWLDQVVYLMILGVPLAILAAVIVLGRKAERAAFTQIEGQPGASAAILQQLRRGWFYDQEPVAAEAGGQVRGMRDLHNAAMVFRAVGRPGVVLISEGPRGSAQRLAKAEERKVSRVVGGEVPVHTINVGTGEGQTPLREVVKTIKKLPKQLSNDEALVVQQRMKALGSRNKPAIPAGMDPTRPPRASRRALRGR; encoded by the coding sequence ATGTCCACCACGACCGAGCCCGAGCCGAAGAAGCGACGTTTCGGGCGGAAGCGCAAGCCCAAGGACCCCAACAACCCGGGCCGGATCGCCCAGGTGCGCCAGGTGTTCGCGATGACCCGCAAGGCGGACCCGTCGGCGATCTGGTGGATGCTGCTGGCCGGGCTGGCCGTCCTGGTCGTGTCGCTGCTGGTGGGCCTGTGGCTCGACCAGGTGGTCTACCTCATGATCCTCGGCGTGCCGCTGGCGATCCTGGCCGCGGTGATCGTGCTCGGCCGCAAGGCGGAGCGGGCGGCGTTCACCCAGATCGAGGGGCAGCCGGGGGCGTCCGCCGCGATCCTGCAGCAGCTGCGTCGCGGCTGGTTCTACGACCAGGAGCCGGTCGCCGCCGAGGCGGGTGGGCAGGTGCGAGGTATGCGCGACCTGCACAACGCGGCGATGGTCTTCCGCGCGGTCGGTCGCCCAGGGGTGGTGCTCATCTCCGAGGGTCCGCGTGGGTCCGCCCAGCGCCTGGCCAAGGCCGAGGAGCGCAAGGTCTCCCGCGTCGTGGGCGGCGAGGTGCCGGTGCACACGATCAACGTGGGCACAGGTGAGGGGCAGACGCCGCTGCGTGAGGTCGTCAAGACCATCAAGAAGCTGCCCAAGCAGCTGAGCAACGACGAGGCTCTCGTGGTGCAGCAGCGGATGAAGGCGCTCGGGAGCCGCAACAAGCCGGCGATCCCTGCGGGCATGGACCCGACACGGCCGCCGCGGGCCAGCCGCCGCGCCCTGCGCGGCCGCTGA
- the glnA gene encoding type I glutamate--ammonia ligase, protein MFNNADEVLAYIKDEDVKFIDIRFCDLPGVMQHFNVPAQTFDEDAFNTGQMFDGSSIRGFKSIHESDMKLIPDPQTAYLDPFRVEKTLIMNFSIVDPFTDEPYERDPRQIARKAEEYLRSTGIADTAYFGAEAEFYVFDDVRFSTGPSGGYYHIDSVEAAWNSGRAEEGGNRGYKTRFKGGYFPVPPVDHFADIRDRMVLDLATVGLDVERAHHEVGTAGQQEINYKFNTLLHSGDDMMKFKYVIKNAAWAAGKTATFMPKPLFGDNGSGMHTHQSLWKNGEPLFYDENGYGGLSDIARWYIGGLLSHGPALLAFTNPSLNSYHRLVPGFEAPINLVYSARNRSACVRIPITGSSAKAKRVEYRVPDPSANPYLAFSAQLMAGLDGIKNRIEPPEPVDKDLYELPPEELADIAQLPTSLPEVLDALEDDHAFLTEGDVFTEDLLGAWVDYKRANEITPMRLRPHPHEFELYFDI, encoded by the coding sequence ATGTTCAACAATGCCGATGAGGTTCTCGCCTATATCAAGGACGAGGACGTCAAGTTCATCGACATCAGGTTCTGCGACCTGCCTGGTGTCATGCAGCACTTCAACGTGCCTGCCCAGACCTTCGACGAGGACGCGTTCAACACCGGCCAGATGTTCGACGGCTCCTCGATCCGTGGCTTCAAGTCGATCCACGAGTCGGACATGAAGCTCATCCCGGACCCGCAGACGGCCTACCTCGACCCCTTCCGGGTCGAGAAGACGCTCATCATGAACTTCTCGATCGTCGACCCGTTCACCGACGAGCCGTACGAGCGTGACCCGCGCCAGATCGCGCGCAAGGCCGAGGAGTACCTCCGCTCGACCGGGATCGCGGACACCGCATACTTCGGGGCCGAGGCCGAGTTCTACGTCTTCGACGACGTGCGCTTCTCGACCGGGCCCAGCGGCGGTTACTACCACATCGACTCCGTCGAGGCCGCGTGGAACTCCGGTCGCGCCGAGGAGGGTGGCAACCGCGGCTACAAGACGCGCTTCAAGGGTGGCTACTTCCCGGTGCCGCCGGTCGACCACTTCGCCGACATCCGCGACCGGATGGTCCTGGACCTCGCGACCGTGGGCCTCGACGTCGAGCGTGCGCACCACGAGGTCGGCACCGCTGGCCAGCAGGAGATCAACTACAAGTTCAACACCCTGCTGCACTCCGGCGACGACATGATGAAGTTCAAGTACGTCATCAAGAACGCCGCCTGGGCCGCCGGCAAGACCGCGACCTTCATGCCGAAGCCGCTCTTCGGTGACAATGGCTCGGGGATGCACACGCACCAGAGCCTGTGGAAGAACGGCGAGCCGCTGTTCTACGACGAGAACGGCTACGGCGGCCTGTCCGACATCGCCCGCTGGTACATCGGTGGTCTGCTGTCGCACGGCCCGGCCCTGCTGGCCTTCACCAACCCCTCGCTGAACTCTTACCACCGTCTGGTGCCGGGCTTCGAGGCCCCGATCAACCTGGTCTACTCGGCGCGCAACCGCTCCGCGTGCGTCCGCATCCCGATCACCGGCAGCTCGGCGAAGGCGAAGCGCGTGGAGTACCGCGTACCCGACCCCTCGGCCAACCCCTACCTCGCCTTCTCGGCCCAGCTCATGGCCGGCCTGGACGGGATCAAGAACCGCATCGAGCCGCCGGAGCCGGTGGACAAGGACCTCTACGAGCTGCCGCCGGAGGAGCTGGCCGACATCGCCCAGCTGCCGACCTCGCTCCCGGAGGTGCTCGACGCGCTCGAGGACGACCACGCCTTCCTCACCGAGGGCGACGTCTTCACCGAGGACCTGCTCGGCGCCTGGGTCGACTACAAGCGGGCCAACGAGATCACGCCGATGCGGCTGCGCCCGCACCCGCACGAGTTCGAGCTCTACTTCGACATCTGA
- a CDS encoding prenyltransferase, whose amino-acid sequence MAIGRPVPSVGPSRAGAAARLTRPDHVLLILVVLAVGWVMGRVDTVNSGGPLPPTGVVLTVLAIAAVAASVHAVNEYADVETDARTQRTRFSGGSGALLAHGLPASFALRVAVAAGLVAAALMILGLVSGAVSGVVTLMVAVGLIGGWTYSVGPWPWSRHGWGEVANALLGGLLLPATGAVAAGAGFVPAALAFLPFTLLTFVNLLETQWADREADRAVGKHTLASRLSPTAIRRLGLLTVVTAYALSLVVHPWPVALAGLLAAPLSALGVRRLGHGPPGPSVVAMIAVLLLQAAAWLLFV is encoded by the coding sequence GTGGCGATAGGCCGCCCGGTCCCCTCTGTCGGACCGTCGCGCGCGGGGGCAGCCGCCCGGCTGACCCGACCCGACCACGTGCTGCTCATCCTCGTCGTCCTCGCCGTCGGCTGGGTCATGGGGAGGGTGGACACCGTCAACAGCGGCGGTCCGCTGCCACCGACCGGCGTGGTCCTCACCGTGCTGGCCATCGCTGCGGTCGCGGCCAGCGTGCACGCCGTCAACGAGTATGCCGACGTCGAGACCGATGCCCGCACGCAGCGCACGCGCTTCTCCGGCGGGAGCGGCGCGCTGCTGGCGCACGGGCTGCCCGCGTCCTTCGCGCTGCGCGTCGCCGTCGCGGCGGGCCTGGTGGCCGCTGCCCTCATGATCCTCGGCCTGGTGAGCGGCGCCGTCAGCGGCGTGGTGACGCTGATGGTTGCGGTGGGTCTGATCGGTGGCTGGACCTACTCGGTGGGTCCCTGGCCCTGGTCGCGGCACGGCTGGGGAGAGGTGGCCAACGCGCTGCTCGGAGGCCTGCTCCTGCCGGCCACCGGTGCCGTGGCCGCCGGGGCGGGGTTCGTGCCTGCTGCGCTGGCCTTCCTGCCCTTCACCCTGCTGACGTTCGTCAACCTGCTCGAGACCCAGTGGGCGGACCGTGAGGCAGACCGCGCCGTGGGCAAGCACACCTTGGCCTCACGACTGTCGCCCACGGCGATCCGGCGGCTCGGGCTGCTGACCGTGGTCACGGCATACGCCCTGAGCCTCGTCGTCCACCCGTGGCCGGTCGCGCTGGCGGGCCTGCTCGCCGCGCCCCTGTCGGCGCTCGGCGTCAGACGGCTCGGCCACGGGCCGCCGGGCCCGTCCGTGGTGGCGATGATCGCCGTCCTGCTCCTGCAGGCAGCAGCCTGGCTGCTCTTCGTCTGA
- a CDS encoding potassium channel family protein yields MNRLERWESRTQTPLMVAALVFLIAFAIPIVDPGLPVGLRRAALTVQDVVWGVFVVDYVYRLVVAPRRWEFIRRHPLDLAAVALPALRPLRLVAALTLVHQVAGEKLRGHVAMYVAFATLLVVTISSLAVLNAERGHPEATIETWQEALWWSFVTITTVGYGDYFPVTAEGRLFAVGLMLCGIALLGIVTASLASWLIERIADPDPTRQPATAADVAELTTQVRELRAEIADLRASGSRRR; encoded by the coding sequence ATGAACCGCCTGGAACGTTGGGAGTCGCGCACCCAGACCCCGCTGATGGTCGCCGCCCTGGTCTTCCTCATCGCCTTCGCGATCCCGATCGTCGACCCCGGCCTCCCCGTCGGCCTGCGGCGCGCCGCCCTGACCGTCCAGGACGTCGTCTGGGGCGTCTTCGTCGTCGACTACGTCTACCGTCTCGTCGTCGCGCCGAGGAGGTGGGAGTTCATCCGCAGGCATCCCCTCGACCTCGCCGCCGTCGCCCTCCCCGCGCTGCGGCCTCTCCGCCTCGTCGCCGCCCTCACGCTCGTCCACCAGGTCGCCGGGGAGAAGCTGCGCGGGCACGTCGCGATGTATGTCGCGTTCGCGACCCTCCTCGTCGTCACGATCTCCTCCCTCGCCGTGCTCAACGCCGAGCGCGGTCACCCCGAGGCGACGATCGAGACGTGGCAGGAGGCGCTCTGGTGGTCCTTCGTGACGATCACCACGGTCGGCTACGGCGACTACTTCCCGGTGACCGCCGAGGGGCGGCTCTTCGCGGTGGGCCTCATGCTTTGCGGCATCGCGCTGCTCGGCATCGTGACGGCCAGCCTGGCGTCCTGGCTCATCGAGCGGATCGCCGACCCCGACCCCACCCGCCAACCTGCGACCGCGGCCGACGTCGCCGAGCTCACCACCCAGGTGCGCGAGCTGCGGGCCGAGATCGCCGACCTGCGAGCAAGCGGGTCGCGACGGCGTTAG
- a CDS encoding HIT family protein, producing the protein MSCLFCRIVAGEEPAHVVLEREDVVGFLDVRPVFPGHVLLVSRRHVDTLTDLPDDLVVPVFGAAREVAGAVRTALGAQGSFVAMNNVVSQSVPHLHVHVVPRTKGDGLRGFFWPRVRYAEGEAEECATRLRAVLDPRTPSAAARGS; encoded by the coding sequence ATGTCGTGCCTCTTCTGCCGCATTGTCGCCGGTGAGGAGCCCGCCCACGTCGTGCTCGAGCGGGAGGACGTCGTCGGTTTCCTCGACGTCCGCCCGGTCTTCCCGGGGCACGTGCTCCTGGTCTCCCGTCGTCACGTCGACACGCTCACCGACCTGCCCGACGACCTCGTCGTGCCGGTGTTCGGTGCCGCCCGCGAGGTGGCGGGCGCGGTGCGGACGGCGCTGGGGGCGCAGGGCAGCTTCGTCGCGATGAACAACGTCGTCAGCCAGTCGGTCCCGCACCTGCACGTGCACGTGGTGCCGCGGACGAAGGGGGACGGTCTGCGGGGCTTCTTCTGGCCCCGGGTCCGGTATGCCGAGGGGGAGGCGGAGGAGTGCGCGACCCGTCTTCGTGCTGTGCTGGACCCGCGAACACCCAGCGCCGCTGCGCGAGGTAGCTGA
- a CDS encoding aspartate aminotransferase family protein → MGSRHVFSRGGADRVRIDHGAGAELVDAEGRRYLDAAGGAIVVGVGHGVTEVVQAAAEQASRVAYVHGSAFSSEVLEEYADALAPLLPVLDPRIYPVSGGSEAVESALKMVRAYHLARGEDRDVVIGRQGSYHGNSRGALSVSGRTGLRAPYLPWLTGAEHTSTPYEYRCAFPDTHPEGCGARHAQVLEETIQRVGPARVAAFVAEPISGAGLGACVPPEDYWPAIMQVCRRHGILVVADEVMTGFGRTGTWFGSEHFGLRPDLLVAGKGTASGYWPLGLAVASGPVHEVLTGAGFVHGFTYSHHVVGAATGLAVLRVLQRDGLVDASARQGQRLHDALRGELADVAGIGDVRGRGLLQAVELVADPATGEPFGRGERVTERVTEACRDHGVLVYPSTGCADGTRGDLLLLGPPLLVTDEQVDTIAVRVATGIREVLGSTGG, encoded by the coding sequence ATGGGCTCGCGCCACGTCTTCTCCCGCGGCGGGGCCGACCGGGTCCGGATCGACCACGGTGCGGGAGCCGAGCTCGTCGACGCCGAGGGCCGGCGCTATCTCGACGCCGCTGGTGGCGCGATCGTCGTCGGGGTCGGCCACGGCGTCACCGAGGTCGTGCAGGCGGCGGCCGAGCAGGCCTCCCGGGTCGCCTACGTCCACGGGTCGGCCTTCTCCAGCGAGGTGCTGGAGGAGTATGCCGACGCGCTGGCCCCGCTGCTGCCGGTCCTGGACCCCAGGATCTACCCCGTCTCGGGGGGCAGCGAGGCCGTCGAGTCCGCGCTGAAGATGGTGCGGGCCTACCACCTGGCCCGCGGCGAGGACCGTGACGTCGTCATCGGCCGGCAGGGGTCCTACCACGGCAACTCCCGCGGTGCCCTGAGCGTGTCCGGACGCACCGGGCTCCGCGCCCCCTACCTGCCGTGGCTGACCGGTGCCGAGCACACGAGCACGCCCTACGAGTACCGCTGCGCCTTCCCCGACACCCACCCCGAGGGCTGCGGGGCCCGCCACGCGCAGGTGCTGGAGGAGACGATCCAGCGGGTCGGTCCGGCGCGCGTCGCGGCCTTCGTCGCCGAGCCGATCTCCGGCGCCGGGCTGGGCGCGTGCGTCCCGCCGGAGGACTACTGGCCCGCCATCATGCAGGTATGCCGTCGCCACGGCATCCTCGTCGTCGCGGACGAGGTGATGACCGGCTTCGGTCGCACCGGCACGTGGTTCGGCAGCGAGCACTTCGGGCTGCGCCCGGACCTGCTCGTCGCGGGTAAGGGGACGGCCTCGGGATACTGGCCGCTCGGCCTCGCCGTCGCCAGCGGCCCGGTGCACGAGGTGCTCACCGGTGCGGGTTTCGTCCACGGTTTCACCTACTCCCACCACGTCGTCGGCGCGGCGACCGGGCTGGCGGTGCTCCGCGTCCTCCAGCGCGACGGGCTGGTCGACGCCTCGGCCCGGCAGGGGCAGCGGCTGCACGACGCCCTCCGCGGTGAGCTGGCCGACGTCGCCGGCATCGGCGACGTTCGGGGTCGCGGGCTGCTCCAGGCGGTCGAGCTGGTGGCCGACCCGGCCACCGGCGAGCCCTTCGGGCGCGGTGAGCGGGTCACCGAACGGGTCACCGAGGCGTGCCGCGACCACGGGGTGCTCGTCTACCCCAGCACCGGCTGCGCCGACGGCACCCGCGGGGACCTGCTGCTGCTGGGTCCGCCGCTCCTCGTCACCGACGAGCAGGTGGACACCATCGCCGTCCGCGTGGCGACGGGCATACGAGAGGTGCTGGGGTCCACGGGCGGCTAG
- a CDS encoding class I SAM-dependent methyltransferase: MSLSTPWVDAWPSRPCSYGTGSGCSTPAAGRGSIFPPSCEASGHGPGRGPGPQPRHAGAGRPQANPLAAVRAAAPRQGDMADRAAVQDAADGHLFDAVILTYTLSLTPDPHQAWRSITTVLRPGARVAVVDMARPSGRAAWASPLARLACWLGGSDIDAHPWTVVEPELGGVRSWSRRGGHVRVCVGTWR; the protein is encoded by the coding sequence GTGAGCCTGTCTACGCCGTGGGTCGACGCCTGGCCATCCCGGCCCTGCAGCTACGGCACGGGCAGCGGGTGCTCGACGCCGGCTGCGGGACGGGGCTCAATCTTCCCACCCTCCTGCGAGGCGTCGGGGCACGGGCCAGGTCGTGGGCCTGGACCTCAGCCCCGCCATGCTGGAGCAGGCCGCCCGCAGGCGAACCCCCTCGCCGCGGTCCGGGCAGCTGCGCCTCGTCAGGGCGACATGGCCGATCGTGCGGCCGTGCAGGACGCCGCCGACGGGCACCTGTTCGACGCGGTGATCCTCACCTACACGCTGTCGCTCACTCCTGATCCGCATCAGGCGTGGCGCTCGATCACGACCGTGCTCCGCCCGGGCGCCCGCGTCGCCGTGGTCGATATGGCGCGGCCGTCAGGGCGCGCGGCCTGGGCCTCGCCGCTGGCGAGGCTGGCCTGCTGGCTCGGCGGTTCCGACATCGACGCCCACCCCTGGACTGTCGTCGAGCCAGAGCTGGGCGGGGTCCGCTCCTGGAGCAGGCGCGGCGGTCACGTCCGGGTCTGCGTCGGCACGTGGCGATAG